DNA sequence from the Leptospirillum ferrooxidans C2-3 genome:
ACCGGGAAGAAGAAGAATCTGGTGCTTTTTGAACATGCTCATGACTTATCTCCGATATATCTGTTATCGACCGGAATCGTTGGATTCCATTTTTAAAACCTGATTGATTCAAAGAACAGGACGGGACACCTCTCCGTCTGCTTTGTGCTCCTGGCTTTTTTTACGATCAAGGCGATTTAAAGCGGACAAATACGCCTTGGCGGAAGCGACCAGAATGTCTGTATCGGACCCTCTTCCCACAGCGAGTACACCCTCTTCTTCAAGTCTTACCGTGACTTCCCCCTGGGCATCGGTACCGCCTGTAATGGCTTTGACGACATAAGAAACAAGTCTTGGGGTCGTTTTGGTCATCTTTGCGAGCGTTCGGTAGATCGCATCGACCGGGCCATCTCCCAATCCAGCCATCCGGTGTTCCTGCCCATCGACATCAAGAACGATGGTGGCCGTTGGAGGAATCTCGGTGCCACCACTTAAGTGCAACCTCTTCAGGATGAACCGGAAGGAGGTCTTCCGTCCTGTTGCCACGATCAATGTTTCAATATCTTCTTCAAAGATTTCTTTTTTTTGGTCGGCAAGCTTCTTGAACCGGTCGTAGAGATCGTTCAGCTCCTCTTCACCAAAGGAATATCCCATGGTCAAAAGACGATCCTTGAGGGCATGCCTCCCGGAGTGTTTTCCAAGAATCAGCCCCCCGGCACTGGCCCCAACCTGTTCCCTTCCCATAATTTCATAGGTTTTCTTATCTTTAAGATAGCCATCCTGATGGATCCCCGACTCATGGGCAAAAGCATTTTCTCCGACAATCGCCTTGTTGGGCTGAACCATCATTCCTGTGACTGTTGAGACAAGGCGGCTTGTTTTGGTGAACTCTTCGGTCCGGATCGCAGTCTCTACTCCAAAGTACGGCTTCCTGACCTTAAGGGCCATCACAATCTCTTCAAGGGCCGCATTTCCCGCCCTCTCTCCGATACCGTTTATCGTGCACTCAACCTGACGGGCACCTGCTTCAACCGCTGCCAGAGAGTTCGCAACCGACAGACCCAGGTCATCGTGACAGTGGCATGAGAAAATCACATTCCCGGCACCCGGCACTCTGGAAATCAGATTTCTGAACATCTCCGATATCTGGGACGGAACGGCGTATCCGACCGTATCGGGAAGATTGATGATACCGGCTCCCGCTTCGATCGCGCAGGTCACTGCCCTTATGAGAAAATCCGGCTCTGACCGGGTGGCGTCTTCAGCGGAAAACTCCACCTCATAACCATATCCACGCGCCATGGAAACCGACTTGAAAATACTTTTGAGTACCTGATCCTCTGACATCTTGAGCTTTTTTTCCATATGAAGGGGGCTTGTGGCGATAAACGTGTGAATCCGTCCGCGAGAAGCTCCGGAGAGGGCTTCGGCAGCGACAGTGATATCACGATCTACCGCTCTGGCAAGGGCGCATATGATGGGACCATCCTGAATATCTTTCGAGATGGCCGAAACCGCAGAAAAATCATCAGGGCTTGCAACCGGAAATCCCGCTTCAATGACATCCACCCCAAGACGGGCAAGTTGCCTCGCAACAAGAAGTTTCTCTTCTTTTTGCATCGAAGCTCCGGGGCTCTGCTCCCCATCCCTGAGTGTTGTGTCGAAAATGCGAACAATCTGGCTGTCCATGGTGATTCCTCCCTGATTCAGATTCCAGGTGAACAATGTGATTCTGGTTGGTTCCTAATGTTTTTTGGGGTGGCTAAACCGGTCCGAAAGGAGACGGGACTTGAGAGACCTGCCTGTTGGAGACGCGGGGGGATTGGGCAGTGTTTCCAGAATTTGTGGTCTTTTCATAAAAAATCTGTAAACAATAAATTCAGAGGGGCCCAGAAGAGCATAGGTCAAAATGACCAAAAAAAAGGATTGTTTGGGATAAAGCACGAAAAGAAGAGAGACCAGCAATACCGAAACAAAGGTATGTTGCGGCTTTTTCAGGAATCGAACCTCCTTGAAACTCCTGTATGGAATGGGACTGACCATCAGGATGGAAACCAGGTAGGTCGACACAAGAAAAAACATGGGCGAAAACGGAATGACCGTTGAAAGCGGACCCGTTGAGACAATTTCGGCAGAGGCGATGAAAAGGGCACCCGCGGGGATGGGGAGCCCGATAAAGTAGCGCGAGGAGACCTTGGACGTAATGACATTGAATCTGGCCAATCGAAGGGCACCACAGGCAGCGAACAAGAATGCGGCCATCAAACCGAGCCGGTGGTAACCTCCGAGACTCGCATTCAGAACCAGAAAGGCCGGAGCCACGCCAAAGGAAACGAGGTCGGCAAGGCTGTCGTATTCAACCCCAAACTGGCTTGTAGCCCTGGCGAGCCTCGCCACTTTTCCGTCAAGATTGTCAAAAACAGAAGCGATCAAAATGGAAAAGGCGGCCTTTTTGAAATCATGCTGGAAGCTTGACAGAATCGCGAGAAAGCCAAAAAACAGATTTCCCGTGGTAAAAAGATTCGGAAGTATGTAAATTCCCCGGGAACGCGTTCTGGATCCCGCATTCCCTTCTTCGTCATGAGGATATGTATCCAATGACAGACTCCCCTCCTCTAACCCGGTCACCCATGGAAACCCTGATCTCCGAATCTCCCGGAAGATCAAGATCCACTCTTGAGCCAAACCTGATCAGACCAAAAATGACACCACTTTCCAGAAGATCATTCACTTCGGCATAACAGACAATTCTTCTGGCTATCAGACCCGCCACCTGGGTCATGCGGATTTCCTGTTTTCCTTGCGTTTCGATAACAAGTGTATTTCGCTCATTTTCAAGAGAGGCCTTGTCCATATCCGCATTCAGAAACTTCCCTGGATGGTAGGCTATTCCCTTGACGATTCCCTTTATGGGAATCCGGTTCAAGTGAACGTCGAACACATTCATGAAAATGGAAACTTGCATCCGTCCCCGGTCATCATGTTCGACCCGGACAATCTTTCCATCGGCGGGGGAAACGATTGTCTTTTCTCCCGGTGGAACCTGTCTTGTCGGATTTCTGAAAAAATTGATGACAAAAACCGGGATGACAGTGAATATTCCTCCTGCAGGTCCCAAAAGATAGACTGAACCTGCAAGGATTCCCAAAGAAATCAGGATAAAAGGCATTCCTTCCTT
Encoded proteins:
- a CDS encoding phosphatidylserine decarboxylase family protein; translation: MKVSPDHFSKPIAKEGMPFILISLGILAGSVYLLGPAGGIFTVIPVFVINFFRNPTRQVPPGEKTIVSPADGKIVRVEHDDRGRMQVSIFMNVFDVHLNRIPIKGIVKGIAYHPGKFLNADMDKASLENERNTLVIETQGKQEIRMTQVAGLIARRIVCYAEVNDLLESGVIFGLIRFGSRVDLDLPGDSEIRVSMGDRVRGGESVIGYISS
- a CDS encoding 2-isopropylmalate synthase: MDSQIVRIFDTTLRDGEQSPGASMQKEEKLLVARQLARLGVDVIEAGFPVASPDDFSAVSAISKDIQDGPIICALARAVDRDITVAAEALSGASRGRIHTFIATSPLHMEKKLKMSEDQVLKSIFKSVSMARGYGYEVEFSAEDATRSEPDFLIRAVTCAIEAGAGIINLPDTVGYAVPSQISEMFRNLISRVPGAGNVIFSCHCHDDLGLSVANSLAAVEAGARQVECTINGIGERAGNAALEEIVMALKVRKPYFGVETAIRTEEFTKTSRLVSTVTGMMVQPNKAIVGENAFAHESGIHQDGYLKDKKTYEIMGREQVGASAGGLILGKHSGRHALKDRLLTMGYSFGEEELNDLYDRFKKLADQKKEIFEEDIETLIVATGRKTSFRFILKRLHLSGGTEIPPTATIVLDVDGQEHRMAGLGDGPVDAIYRTLAKMTKTTPRLVSYVVKAITGGTDAQGEVTVRLEEEGVLAVGRGSDTDILVASAKAYLSALNRLDRKKSQEHKADGEVSRPVL
- the pssA gene encoding CDP-diacylglycerol--serine O-phosphatidyltransferase — encoded protein: MDTYPHDEEGNAGSRTRSRGIYILPNLFTTGNLFFGFLAILSSFQHDFKKAAFSILIASVFDNLDGKVARLARATSQFGVEYDSLADLVSFGVAPAFLVLNASLGGYHRLGLMAAFLFAACGALRLARFNVITSKVSSRYFIGLPIPAGALFIASAEIVSTGPLSTVIPFSPMFFLVSTYLVSILMVSPIPYRSFKEVRFLKKPQHTFVSVLLVSLLFVLYPKQSFFLVILTYALLGPSEFIVYRFFMKRPQILETLPNPPASPTGRSLKSRLLSDRFSHPKKH